One stretch of Balneolaceae bacterium DNA includes these proteins:
- a CDS encoding YdeI/OmpD-associated family protein — translation MDENPLFFQTPAGFRAWLKKNHDQKDVQWVGYYKVATGKASIRWEESVEEALCYGWIDGLRKSIDEERYMIRFTPRRAGSHWSQKNIDTVQKLLEEDRMQPAGLQAWKQREEAKSGQASFEKEEVSLKKEYEHRIRANPKAWEFFENLAPGYTRTSIHWVMSAKQEKTRQRRLAILIKSCEKGEKIPPLRY, via the coding sequence ATGGACGAAAATCCCCTCTTCTTCCAAACCCCCGCCGGCTTCCGCGCATGGCTCAAAAAGAACCACGACCAAAAGGACGTGCAGTGGGTGGGCTACTACAAAGTAGCCACGGGCAAGGCCAGCATCCGCTGGGAGGAGTCCGTGGAGGAGGCCCTCTGCTATGGGTGGATCGACGGGCTGCGGAAGTCCATTGACGAGGAGCGCTACATGATCCGCTTCACCCCGCGCCGGGCGGGCAGCCACTGGAGCCAGAAGAATATCGACACGGTGCAGAAACTGCTGGAAGAGGATCGCATGCAACCGGCAGGCCTTCAGGCCTGGAAACAGCGAGAGGAGGCGAAATCGGGCCAGGCATCCTTCGAGAAGGAAGAGGTATCACTTAAAAAGGAGTACGAGCATCGCATCCGGGCCAATCCCAAGGCGTGGGAGTTTTTCGAAAATCTGGCGCCCGGATATACCAGGACTTCCATACACTGGGTCATGAGCGCCAAACAGGAGAAAACGCGGCAGAGACGACTCGCCATCCTTATCAAATCGTGCGAGAAAGGCGAAAAAATACCCCCTCTTCGGTATTGA
- a CDS encoding response regulator, protein MDLQEKLASLLNRHRPRSGANREENTSRDQRYLNKIKEILSTRERLEHELNRVRGVADLKEELLMNIIHDVRMSLTLLNGAVSQVEEDLDEHGYGQNGRAEGPKARNRRALPKLSDNIDGLKDGLELMMQVSELRVQDASLRVDEIEFGDFLRNCIAFFRSRADQKNITIETILPEQEVYQTVDPGKFEKIFLMLLSVMINATPGSGLMRLRMEEDENDLRFALGHTGMVMEQEEADRILGPSKKAYASLTSTENVQGAGIRLSVIRKYVELHEGEMEISCDAEEGTVYRIRLPRISDTLERADKMDASPPAHPAPTPLHSVMEELTPLYQGEKETTVLVVDDDPQLRTYIASLLRREGMKTELASNGKEAQKLLALCNPDLVISDIMMPEMDGFELAKAIRKDGRFRFTPIILVSAKADVESRIYGYDIGISDYLVKPFNESAMTARVHNLLRQKERREQSPRRIEEEELVNESHAMIERLKAYVESRINDDNITITELADAVNKSRRQLYRDVKAMTGYTPAEFVREVKLRRARRLFESSPRITVAEVSNAVGYNTVRHFSKIFRNRFGLNPSEFKKQLA, encoded by the coding sequence ATGGACCTACAAGAGAAGTTAGCCAGCCTGCTTAATCGTCACCGTCCCCGCTCGGGAGCAAACCGGGAGGAGAACACCTCGCGTGACCAGCGGTATCTCAATAAAATCAAGGAGATTCTCTCCACGAGGGAGCGCTTGGAACATGAGCTAAATCGCGTCAGGGGCGTGGCGGACCTGAAGGAAGAGCTGCTGATGAACATCATTCACGATGTTCGCATGTCACTGACCCTGTTGAATGGCGCAGTGTCGCAGGTGGAGGAGGATCTCGACGAGCATGGATACGGGCAGAACGGCAGGGCAGAAGGGCCCAAGGCTCGAAACCGTCGTGCCCTCCCCAAGCTCAGTGACAACATCGACGGCCTGAAGGACGGCCTTGAGCTGATGATGCAGGTTAGTGAACTGCGTGTGCAGGATGCCAGTCTGAGGGTGGACGAGATAGAGTTCGGAGATTTCCTGCGCAATTGTATCGCTTTTTTTCGCAGCCGGGCGGACCAGAAGAACATCACTATTGAGACCATCCTACCTGAACAGGAGGTCTACCAGACGGTCGATCCCGGTAAGTTTGAGAAAATCTTTCTCATGCTTCTCTCAGTAATGATTAACGCCACACCGGGCAGCGGATTGATGCGTCTGCGAATGGAAGAGGACGAGAACGATCTTCGCTTTGCGCTGGGCCATACCGGCATGGTCATGGAGCAGGAGGAGGCAGACCGTATTCTGGGACCCTCCAAGAAGGCCTACGCCTCGCTGACATCCACTGAAAATGTACAGGGCGCCGGTATCCGGCTATCGGTCATTCGTAAGTATGTTGAGCTGCACGAAGGGGAGATGGAGATAAGCTGCGATGCCGAAGAGGGAACGGTCTACCGCATCCGCCTTCCCAGGATATCTGACACACTTGAGCGTGCCGATAAAATGGACGCATCACCGCCGGCTCATCCCGCCCCCACGCCCTTGCACTCGGTGATGGAAGAGCTGACTCCCCTGTACCAGGGTGAAAAAGAAACCACGGTTCTGGTGGTCGACGACGACCCGCAGCTTCGTACCTACATTGCTTCGCTGTTGCGCCGGGAGGGCATGAAAACCGAACTGGCTTCCAACGGAAAGGAGGCCCAGAAGCTGCTTGCCCTGTGCAATCCCGATCTTGTAATCTCAGATATTATGATGCCGGAGATGGACGGTTTTGAGCTCGCCAAAGCCATCCGGAAGGACGGCCGTTTCCGTTTTACCCCCATCATCCTGGTATCGGCGAAAGCCGACGTGGAGTCGCGCATCTACGGCTATGACATCGGCATCAGCGACTACCTGGTGAAGCCATTCAACGAGTCGGCCATGACGGCGCGGGTTCACAATCTGCTTCGCCAGAAGGAGAGGCGCGAGCAGAGTCCCCGCCGAATCGAAGAGGAGGAGCTGGTCAACGAATCGCACGCCATGATAGAGCGGCTCAAGGCCTATGTGGAGAGCCGCATCAACGACGACAACATCACCATAACCGAGCTTGCCGATGCCGTGAACAAAAGCCGCCGGCAGCTCTACCGAGATGTCAAGGCCATGACCGGGTACACCCCGGCCGAATTCGTACGCGAGGTGAAACTGCGCCGGGCGAGACGGCTCTTTGAAAGCAGTCCCCGTATCACCGTGGCCGAGGTTTCCAACGCTGTGGGCTACAATACGGTCCGGCACTTCAGCAAGATTTTCCGCAACCGCTTTGGTTTGAATCCCAGCGAGTTCAAGAAGCAGCTGGCCTAG
- the ettA gene encoding energy-dependent translational throttle protein EttA, whose amino-acid sequence MSDQKVIFSMVGVNKIYKPNHRVLKDIYLSFFYGAKIGVLGNNGSGKSTLLRIIAGEDEEYQGNISRQKGVTFGMLPQEPELEAGKTVRDIVEEGVQETIDLLNEYEEINAAFGDPDADFDKLISKQEKLQEKIEAVGAWDLDSKLEQAMDALRTPPGDTPVEVLSGGEVRRVALCRILLQKPDVLLLDEPTNHLDADSVAWLEQHLARYEGTVIAVTHDRYFLDNVAGWILELDHGEGIPFEGNYSSWLEQKKKRLEQEEKQESKRQKTLAQELEWIRQNPKGRRAKSKARINKYEELLSEERSARREDMEIFIPAGPRLGDVVIEAKSVSKGYDDRLLVEEMNFSLPPGGIVGVIGPNGAGKTTLFRMISGQEEPDSGKIRLGDTVELGYVDQKRPLDASKTIWEEISDGKDTIKLGSREVNSRAYVARFNFSGSDQQKRVDELSGGERNRVHLAKTLKEGANVLLLDEPTNDLDVHTLRALEEALLDFAGCAVIISHDRWFLDRIATHMLAFEGDSQVRWFEGNYAEYEEFRRDELGIADDQPHRIKYKKLMRE is encoded by the coding sequence GTGTCTGACCAAAAAGTGATTTTCTCCATGGTTGGGGTGAATAAGATCTACAAGCCCAACCACCGTGTGCTCAAGGATATCTATCTCTCCTTTTTCTATGGCGCCAAGATCGGCGTGCTCGGTAACAACGGTTCCGGCAAGAGCACACTTCTGCGGATTATTGCCGGGGAGGACGAGGAGTACCAGGGCAACATCAGTCGCCAAAAGGGCGTCACCTTCGGCATGTTGCCGCAGGAACCCGAGCTGGAGGCCGGCAAGACGGTGCGCGATATCGTGGAGGAGGGCGTGCAGGAGACCATTGACCTGCTGAACGAGTACGAAGAGATCAACGCCGCCTTCGGGGATCCCGACGCCGACTTCGACAAGCTGATCTCCAAACAGGAAAAGCTGCAGGAGAAGATCGAGGCTGTAGGGGCGTGGGACCTCGACAGCAAGCTGGAGCAGGCGATGGACGCCCTTCGCACGCCGCCGGGCGACACGCCGGTGGAGGTGCTCTCGGGGGGCGAAGTGCGCCGCGTGGCCCTATGCCGTATCCTGCTGCAGAAGCCGGACGTGCTGCTGCTGGACGAGCCCACCAATCACCTGGACGCCGATTCGGTGGCGTGGCTGGAGCAGCACCTGGCCCGCTACGAAGGAACCGTCATCGCCGTCACCCACGACCGCTATTTCCTGGACAACGTGGCGGGCTGGATCCTGGAACTGGATCACGGCGAGGGTATTCCCTTCGAGGGCAACTACAGCTCCTGGCTGGAGCAGAAGAAGAAGCGCCTGGAGCAGGAAGAGAAACAGGAGTCCAAGCGTCAGAAAACCCTGGCCCAGGAACTGGAGTGGATTCGCCAGAACCCTAAGGGCCGGCGTGCGAAGAGCAAGGCGCGGATCAACAAATACGAGGAGCTGCTCTCCGAGGAGCGCAGCGCCAGGCGCGAGGACATGGAGATATTCATTCCCGCCGGACCGCGATTGGGTGACGTGGTTATTGAAGCCAAAAGCGTGTCCAAGGGCTATGACGACCGCCTGCTTGTCGAGGAAATGAATTTCAGCCTGCCGCCCGGCGGTATTGTGGGTGTGATCGGTCCCAACGGCGCCGGGAAGACTACCCTGTTCCGCATGATCTCGGGACAGGAGGAGCCCGACAGCGGGAAGATCCGCCTGGGCGACACTGTGGAGCTGGGATACGTGGACCAGAAGCGTCCCCTGGATGCCTCCAAAACCATCTGGGAGGAGATCTCCGACGGCAAAGATACCATCAAGCTGGGCAGCCGCGAGGTGAACTCCCGCGCCTACGTCGCCCGCTTCAACTTCAGCGGCAGCGACCAGCAGAAGCGTGTGGACGAGCTCTCCGGCGGGGAGCGCAACCGCGTGCACCTGGCCAAGACCCTGAAGGAGGGCGCCAACGTGCTGCTGCTGGACGAGCCCACCAACGATCTGGACGTGCATACCCTGCGTGCCCTGGAGGAGGCGCTGCTCGACTTCGCTGGCTGCGCGGTGATTATTTCCCACGACCGCTGGTTTCTGGACCGTATCGCCACCCACATGCTCGCCTTCGAGGGCGACAGCCAGGTCCGCTGGTTCGAAGGCAACTACGCCGAATACGAGGAGTTCCGGCGAGATGAGCTGGGCATTGCCGATGACCAGCCTCACCGGATCAAGTACAAGAAGTTGATGCGTGAGTAA